One genomic window of Vibrio natriegens NBRC 15636 = ATCC 14048 = DSM 759 includes the following:
- a CDS encoding TRAP transporter small permease subunit, giving the protein MLIRVLKIYCRGINQIIYWIGLSASILMPVLAATVAFEVFSRYMLGSPTIWAYDVSLFLFGYIAALGGALAQQNKAHINVDVLYLSVSKRVRSLFNLVSYSLAIFFLCVVLMMALGKFEEAIEFNYRRQSEWAPSMAHFWVMMIVACGAFIVQFTSDIIQDVYYLVKGKALIEQVPEEREQKETLVDSAEGI; this is encoded by the coding sequence ATGTTGATTAGAGTATTAAAAATCTACTGTCGCGGTATTAATCAGATAATTTATTGGATTGGCCTTTCTGCCTCCATCTTAATGCCTGTTCTCGCTGCTACCGTTGCCTTTGAAGTCTTTTCTCGTTATATGCTCGGCAGTCCAACTATTTGGGCGTATGACGTTTCACTTTTCTTATTCGGGTATATAGCGGCGTTGGGTGGGGCACTGGCTCAACAAAATAAAGCTCATATTAATGTGGATGTGCTGTACCTGTCGGTATCTAAGCGTGTCCGTTCGTTATTTAACCTTGTGTCTTATTCATTGGCCATATTCTTTCTCTGTGTGGTTTTAATGATGGCACTGGGCAAATTTGAAGAAGCTATCGAGTTTAATTATCGTCGCCAGTCTGAGTGGGCGCCTTCTATGGCACATTTCTGGGTGATGATGATCGTCGCGTGTGGGGCGTTTATCGTGCAGTTTACCAGCGACATTATTCAAGACGTTTACTATCTGGTAAAAGGCAAAGCGCTTATCGAACAAGTTCCTGAAGAACGTGAACAAAAAGAGACACTAGTAGACTCAGCGGAGGGCATATGA
- a CDS encoding DUF5062 family protein, with amino-acid sequence MSKVTKMRNEDKLVKKALEVGSKLAKMQGFELPQHSQPTLAKAVYLFLVEAKQITPLPADKLDGANIKKRLAIWIHNALPDGDPLK; translated from the coding sequence ATGTCCAAAGTAACAAAAATGCGTAACGAAGATAAGCTCGTCAAGAAAGCATTAGAAGTGGGTTCTAAGCTAGCAAAAATGCAAGGTTTTGAACTACCTCAACACTCCCAACCGACTCTAGCGAAAGCTGTGTACCTGTTCTTGGTTGAAGCTAAGCAAATCACACCATTACCAGCAGACAAGTTGGACGGTGCGAACATTAAGAAACGCTTAGCCATATGGATTCACAATGCATTGCCAGATGGTGATCCCCTAAAATAA
- a CDS encoding TRAP transporter substrate-binding protein — MFKNLGKLNKGSLAKIVAACSLAISSTLFTVPQAFAAEHNWRFVNLYPRGTAYGEVYKDFADNIEAMSNGRISVQVMYSGEGVGQTGVLGSVKSGLITMGAPFQPMHAGEFPAGVVEVGLPGMTDDVGELSALFHEKGWGEVLEEAYDKQNLVWLEPYIQLPVYVLTKEPINSIEDFQGLKIRAPGAYGKFLRNLGASPASLSYSEIYTSLATGVIDGSIGSNIIDHRDGNHVEVAKYMYRLPIAGAQTLPIVVNKGAWNKLSDDLKAIVRAASAVHAREQMTKSRLWESQAIAEMEAKGMKWSPEPSDQDKAKWNESAGSLWKEYADSDKYSQRLIKIVQDTQ; from the coding sequence ATGTTTAAAAACTTAGGAAAGCTGAACAAAGGAAGCCTGGCAAAGATTGTTGCTGCTTGTTCTCTTGCAATTTCAAGCACTTTATTCACGGTTCCTCAAGCGTTTGCAGCTGAACATAATTGGCGTTTTGTAAACCTATACCCGCGTGGTACGGCATACGGTGAAGTGTACAAAGACTTTGCTGATAACATTGAAGCGATGTCAAACGGTCGTATTTCTGTTCAGGTCATGTACTCAGGTGAAGGCGTAGGGCAAACGGGTGTTCTTGGCTCAGTAAAATCAGGCTTGATAACAATGGGTGCTCCTTTCCAACCAATGCATGCTGGTGAATTCCCAGCGGGTGTTGTGGAAGTTGGTTTGCCAGGTATGACCGATGATGTTGGTGAACTTAGCGCGCTGTTTCATGAAAAAGGCTGGGGAGAAGTCCTGGAAGAAGCATATGACAAGCAAAACCTAGTTTGGCTTGAACCTTACATCCAGCTACCCGTTTATGTCCTAACGAAAGAACCAATCAATTCTATTGAAGATTTCCAAGGTCTGAAGATTCGTGCTCCTGGTGCATACGGCAAATTCTTACGCAATTTGGGCGCATCGCCTGCGTCACTCTCTTACAGCGAAATTTACACCAGTTTAGCCACGGGCGTTATTGATGGCTCGATCGGCAGTAATATTATTGACCACCGTGACGGTAACCACGTTGAAGTAGCGAAATACATGTACCGCCTACCAATTGCTGGCGCGCAAACTTTACCGATTGTGGTTAACAAGGGTGCATGGAACAAACTATCGGATGATTTGAAAGCGATTGTTCGAGCGGCAAGTGCGGTTCATGCCCGTGAGCAGATGACTAAATCTCGTCTTTGGGAATCACAAGCTATCGCTGAAATGGAAGCGAAAGGTATGAAGTGGAGCCCTGAGCCGAGCGACCAAGACAAAGCGAAATGGAACGAAAGTGCAGGCTCACTTTGGAAAGAATATGCAGATTCTGACAAGTACAGCCAGCGCCTAATTAAGATCGTTCAAGACACCCAATAA
- a CDS encoding aromatic ring-hydroxylating oxygenase subunit alpha has translation MTQNDILNISYSSLEVARAEMKKMLEERRINYSLPRPLYNDPLLFKIDVEEIFQKEWLFVGMTSEIPSKGDYFTVEIAQSPVLIVRDADGQVNAFHNTCRHRGSRICLEHRGKVANLVCPYHQWTYDTKGNLLFAGTEMGDEFDMQKHKLKPVHCKTAGGFIFICLGEQPPESDFDEFLATLEEYMEPYDVENTKLAVESNMYEKANWKLVLENNRECYHCSGSHPELLNTLLEWDDTNDPRAPKEFLDYYERMAAEWDAESIPHEHKKYGRRNRLVRMPLKEGTSVMTIDGSAGSKKMLGRIKNDKLGSLRILHLPNSWNHMQSDHFIVFRVLPISAQESMVTTKWFVHKDAIEGVDYDPENLRRVWDATNEQDRRLGEENQRGINSLSYEPGPYSETFEFGVIDFINWYAERIQEKL, from the coding sequence ATGACACAAAACGATATTCTCAACATCAGTTACTCGAGCTTAGAAGTAGCACGAGCAGAAATGAAAAAAATGCTCGAAGAGCGTCGTATTAATTATTCACTACCACGTCCGTTATATAACGATCCACTTCTATTCAAAATTGATGTCGAAGAGATCTTTCAGAAGGAATGGTTATTCGTTGGCATGACGAGTGAAATACCGTCAAAAGGTGACTACTTTACGGTAGAGATCGCGCAAAGCCCTGTCCTTATCGTCCGCGACGCTGATGGACAAGTCAACGCGTTCCACAATACGTGTCGTCACCGCGGCTCTCGTATTTGCTTGGAACACAGAGGGAAAGTGGCCAACTTAGTTTGTCCTTATCACCAGTGGACATACGATACGAAAGGTAACTTGCTATTCGCTGGCACTGAGATGGGCGATGAGTTTGATATGCAGAAGCACAAACTTAAACCTGTTCACTGCAAAACGGCGGGTGGCTTTATCTTTATCTGTCTTGGTGAACAGCCACCAGAATCAGATTTTGATGAGTTCCTGGCGACACTTGAAGAATACATGGAACCGTACGACGTTGAGAACACCAAGCTTGCCGTTGAATCAAACATGTATGAAAAAGCGAACTGGAAACTTGTTCTAGAAAACAACCGTGAATGTTACCACTGTTCAGGTAGCCACCCAGAACTGCTAAACACACTTCTGGAGTGGGATGACACGAACGATCCACGTGCGCCAAAAGAATTCTTAGACTACTACGAGCGTATGGCTGCAGAGTGGGATGCAGAATCTATCCCGCACGAGCATAAAAAATATGGTCGCAGAAACCGCCTGGTACGTATGCCTTTGAAAGAAGGGACGTCTGTAATGACCATCGATGGTTCGGCTGGTTCGAAGAAAATGCTGGGTCGCATCAAGAATGATAAGTTAGGATCTTTGCGTATTTTGCACCTGCCTAACTCGTGGAACCACATGCAAAGTGATCACTTTATCGTATTCCGCGTTCTGCCAATCTCAGCGCAAGAATCGATGGTAACGACTAAGTGGTTTGTTCACAAAGATGCGATTGAAGGTGTGGATTACGATCCAGAAAACCTACGTCGTGTTTGGGACGCAACAAACGAACAAGACCGTCGACTTGGCGAAGAGAACCAACGTGGTATCAACTCGCTAAGTTACGAGCCAGGACCTTACTCGGAAACCTTTGAGTTTGGTGTTATTGATTTCATCAACTGGTACGCAGAACGAATCCAGGAAAAGTTGTAA
- a CDS encoding universal stress protein: MSLKRILMPVDLSYPDVVKKEVDMALKLIDEQGVIDMLYVDEARVHHSMVPTASGSAFSAQHQSAFDCVQTMLETYVPKQHRGKAIVRNGVVFDEVLLQAKYSQVDAIVMASANPNFRSYCLGSNAAKIVRHSHCSVFVVKGDPT, from the coding sequence ATGAGCCTCAAGCGAATTCTAATGCCAGTTGACCTTTCGTATCCTGATGTAGTGAAAAAAGAGGTCGATATGGCGCTTAAGCTGATAGACGAACAAGGTGTCATCGACATGTTGTATGTCGATGAGGCACGGGTGCATCACAGTATGGTACCGACTGCATCTGGAAGTGCTTTTTCAGCTCAACATCAAAGTGCCTTTGATTGTGTGCAGACGATGTTAGAAACCTACGTGCCAAAACAACATCGTGGCAAAGCGATTGTTCGTAATGGTGTGGTGTTTGATGAAGTGTTACTGCAAGCCAAATATTCTCAAGTGGATGCCATTGTTATGGCATCTGCAAATCCGAATTTTCGCTCATATTGCTTAGGTTCTAATGCCGCAAAGATAGTTCGCCATTCTCACTGTTCGGTGTTTGTGGTGAAAGGCGATCCTACTTAA
- a CDS encoding LysR family transcriptional regulator: MTRNAVPIGHIGDYEIKQLKIFKVVADCGGFSAAETELNVSRSTISIHISNLESRLNLVLCRRGRSGFALTEEGAVVYEATVKLLGELEDFRNTINHLDIQPSGSLEVLFSDNISLDNRAKMPEVIRNFSSIAKEVYLTAEVARMTEIERKVLQEEADIGFIPFHRELDGLEYEHIYTDICYLYASKDNPLAKLSEKELSEDIINGFPVVYAGLKPQELLHSPLSKMNLKATAYNYESRMALILSSRFIGYLPENYAKPYVDNGELVPIAPDTRHYYVEIMAITKKTHSINKVRSLFIKTMRDFYRKQNA, translated from the coding sequence ATGACCAGAAACGCCGTACCTATTGGTCACATTGGTGACTACGAAATAAAACAACTGAAAATTTTTAAAGTCGTCGCTGATTGCGGTGGTTTTTCCGCTGCAGAAACTGAGCTCAACGTGAGCCGCTCTACAATCAGTATTCACATATCTAATCTCGAATCTCGATTAAATCTCGTCTTATGTCGTCGTGGACGATCCGGGTTTGCTCTAACGGAAGAAGGCGCCGTAGTCTACGAGGCAACAGTAAAGTTACTGGGGGAGCTTGAGGACTTTCGTAACACCATTAACCATCTCGACATTCAACCGTCTGGCAGCTTAGAAGTGCTATTTAGCGATAACATAAGTTTGGATAATAGGGCGAAGATGCCTGAAGTGATCCGTAACTTCTCCAGCATCGCCAAAGAAGTTTACCTAACGGCCGAAGTGGCTCGTATGACGGAAATAGAACGCAAAGTGCTGCAAGAAGAAGCCGATATCGGTTTTATCCCTTTTCACCGTGAGCTTGATGGCTTGGAATACGAACACATCTATACCGATATTTGTTACCTTTATGCCAGCAAAGATAACCCGCTTGCCAAACTATCTGAGAAAGAGCTTTCTGAGGACATCATCAACGGATTCCCTGTCGTTTACGCAGGATTAAAGCCACAGGAGCTCCTCCACTCTCCTTTATCTAAAATGAACTTAAAAGCCACGGCGTATAACTATGAATCTCGAATGGCGTTGATACTCTCGTCCAGATTTATTGGTTACTTGCCAGAAAACTACGCCAAGCCCTATGTCGATAATGGAGAACTTGTACCGATCGCCCCAGATACAAGACACTATTATGTAGAAATAATGGCGATCACCAAAAAGACCCATTCAATCAATAAGGTGCGCTCATTGTTTATAAAAACCATGCGCGACTTTTACCGTAAGCAGAACGCTTAA
- a CDS encoding DUF3012 domain-containing protein — protein sequence MKTYSCIFGLLMGVLAIQGCSPEVGSKEWCAEMKEKPKGDWTATEAGDFTKHCIF from the coding sequence ATGAAAACTTATTCTTGTATATTTGGTTTATTGATGGGCGTTTTGGCTATACAAGGCTGCTCGCCTGAAGTTGGAAGCAAAGAATGGTGTGCAGAAATGAAAGAAAAGCCTAAGGGAGACTGGACAGCAACTGAAGCCGGTGATTTTACGAAACACTGCATATTTTAA
- the gabT gene encoding 4-aminobutyrate--2-oxoglutarate transaminase codes for MTNQQLHERRNQVFSNGMGALYPLYVAKAENALIWDVEGNRYIDFAAGIAVNNTGHANKRITEAVKAQLDNFSHTCALVTPYESFVELAEKLTQIAPGDSEKKAIFLTTGAEAVENAVKVARAHTGRSGVIAFKGAFHGRTNLTMALTGKVAPYKASFGPFPGEVFHAPYPNEFHGVSVEQSLQALEDLFACDIEAARVAAIIFEPVQGEGGFYQAPVAFAQGLRDICDKYGIMLIADEIQAGFARTGKMFATEYLGIEPDMVTMAKGIAGGFPISAVVGKADVMDSAPAGGLGGTYAGSPMGCVAGLEVLKIIEEEQLCAKAIGIGEVVNARMTKLQETVPQIGQVRTIGAMMAIEFTDPESGKPLQDLTKAIISKAQENGVILLSCGVKANVIRLLPALTIESEILSEGLDKLEKIIKELV; via the coding sequence ATGACTAACCAACAACTACACGAGAGAAGAAATCAGGTATTTTCTAACGGTATGGGTGCACTTTACCCTCTGTATGTTGCCAAAGCTGAAAACGCCCTAATCTGGGATGTGGAAGGCAATAGATATATCGATTTTGCGGCGGGTATTGCGGTAAACAATACGGGTCACGCCAACAAGCGTATTACTGAGGCAGTAAAAGCACAGTTAGATAACTTTTCTCATACCTGCGCTTTGGTGACACCTTATGAATCGTTTGTTGAGTTGGCAGAGAAGTTAACTCAAATCGCACCGGGCGACTCAGAAAAGAAAGCGATTTTCCTGACTACAGGCGCAGAAGCCGTGGAAAACGCGGTAAAAGTGGCTCGTGCACACACTGGTCGTAGCGGCGTGATTGCATTTAAAGGTGCTTTCCATGGTCGTACTAACCTGACGATGGCACTAACGGGTAAAGTTGCGCCGTACAAAGCGAGTTTTGGTCCGTTCCCTGGTGAAGTCTTCCATGCACCGTACCCGAACGAGTTCCACGGTGTATCTGTAGAACAGAGCTTACAAGCACTTGAGGACCTATTTGCTTGTGATATCGAAGCAGCACGTGTTGCGGCGATCATCTTCGAACCAGTACAAGGTGAAGGCGGATTCTACCAAGCGCCAGTTGCCTTCGCACAAGGCTTACGTGATATCTGTGATAAATATGGAATCATGTTGATTGCAGATGAAATCCAAGCGGGCTTTGCTCGTACGGGTAAAATGTTTGCAACTGAGTACTTAGGTATCGAACCAGACATGGTGACTATGGCTAAAGGCATTGCTGGTGGCTTCCCAATTTCAGCCGTGGTTGGTAAAGCTGACGTTATGGACTCAGCACCAGCAGGTGGCCTTGGTGGTACTTATGCTGGCTCTCCGATGGGCTGTGTTGCTGGTCTGGAAGTGTTAAAGATCATTGAAGAAGAGCAGTTGTGTGCAAAAGCGATCGGTATTGGTGAAGTTGTTAATGCACGTATGACCAAGCTACAAGAGACGGTTCCACAAATCGGTCAGGTACGTACGATTGGCGCGATGATGGCAATCGAGTTCACTGATCCAGAATCTGGCAAGCCACTACAAGATCTTACTAAGGCAATCATTAGCAAGGCGCAAGAGAATGGTGTGATATTGCTTTCTTGTGGCGTAAAAGCGAACGTAATTCGTCTACTCCCAGCACTGACCATCGAATCTGAAATACTAAGCGAAGGCTTGGATAAACTAGAGAAAATCATCAAAGAACTGGTTTAA
- a CDS encoding DUF1294 domain-containing protein, which yields MKGQIVKWDDSKGYGFISALDCEHRVFFHVSSVESINRRPKLNDHVTFDLSKDNQGRINAKNVYIEGVHGVPITILFSSIFLVVLAASIFAFDGEMFLLPLYLVASLFTYLMFAWDKQAALSGNWRTSENTLHLLSLIGGWPGALWAQYLLRHKSRKQPFKSILWVTIVFNICVLIGLFTTSGREFIQTSLASI from the coding sequence ATGAAAGGTCAAATAGTAAAGTGGGACGATTCAAAAGGTTATGGGTTTATATCTGCTTTGGATTGTGAACATAGAGTTTTTTTCCATGTGTCCTCGGTAGAGAGTATAAATCGTCGCCCAAAACTTAATGACCATGTGACTTTTGATTTGAGTAAAGATAATCAAGGTCGCATAAACGCTAAGAATGTGTACATTGAAGGTGTACATGGCGTACCTATAACCATTCTATTCAGTTCTATTTTTCTGGTTGTCCTTGCCGCATCTATATTTGCTTTTGACGGTGAGATGTTTCTGTTACCGTTGTATTTAGTCGCGAGCCTATTCACTTATCTTATGTTTGCATGGGACAAACAAGCGGCTCTGAGTGGGAATTGGAGAACATCTGAAAATACTCTTCATCTCCTTTCTCTAATCGGTGGGTGGCCTGGAGCGTTGTGGGCACAATACCTATTGCGACACAAATCAAGAAAGCAACCATTTAAATCGATACTATGGGTAACAATAGTTTTTAATATCTGTGTACTCATTGGCTTGTTCACGACTTCTGGAAGAGAGTTTATTCAAACTTCTTTGGCTAGTATATAA
- a CDS encoding TRAP transporter large permease subunit, whose translation MSIEVLTLLLVGCILFTFALGAPVGLALGGIAMGIGYLTWGEGIFNLVPTTIESNFFSFILLAIPLYIYMGQLLTRSGIGDAMFNASQMVIGRIRGSLAVSVIGVCSMIGAMVGIIGAGIMTSGSIALKPMLERGYDKRLALGVIMAGGGLGILIPPSIPMIMYAATTQNSVGRMFLAAIIPALISIVLLMSYVIISCKLNPKKAPLGTGSESKMTGKEKFTTARDGLFSLLLIVAVLGSIITGIATPTESGAIGVVGAIILAIVFKRFRFEMFKSSGFETAMLVSVSMWIILGASLFSNFHMLSGVQNMVAQITEDLGLPPWGVIILMQVIMLLLGFIIDELIIVLMCAPLFTPIVVSLGYDPIWFGILMILNIEIAVQTPPYGFALFYLKGISPPGVSMMDIYRSILPFIALKLCVLILCMMFPEVVMWLPNTVMGVN comes from the coding sequence ATGAGTATTGAAGTTCTTACGCTGTTATTGGTTGGTTGTATTCTATTTACTTTTGCTCTAGGTGCCCCAGTTGGCCTTGCTTTGGGCGGAATTGCGATGGGGATAGGTTACCTTACTTGGGGTGAAGGCATCTTCAATCTGGTTCCAACAACCATTGAGAGCAACTTTTTTAGTTTTATTCTGCTGGCCATTCCTCTGTATATCTATATGGGACAATTGCTGACCCGTTCCGGAATTGGCGACGCCATGTTTAACGCCAGTCAAATGGTTATTGGGCGTATTCGCGGCTCACTTGCGGTCAGTGTGATCGGGGTGTGTTCCATGATTGGCGCTATGGTCGGCATTATCGGGGCAGGGATCATGACGTCGGGTAGCATTGCGTTAAAACCAATGCTCGAGCGTGGCTATGATAAAAGGCTGGCTCTTGGTGTCATCATGGCTGGTGGTGGATTAGGAATTTTGATCCCACCAAGCATACCGATGATTATGTACGCAGCGACGACCCAAAACTCGGTCGGTCGTATGTTCTTAGCTGCAATCATTCCAGCTCTTATCTCTATCGTTTTGCTGATGTCTTACGTGATCATTAGCTGCAAGCTTAATCCGAAAAAAGCACCGCTAGGCACGGGCAGTGAAAGCAAAATGACGGGTAAAGAGAAATTCACGACGGCACGTGATGGTCTTTTTTCTCTTCTACTGATCGTGGCGGTATTGGGCAGCATTATTACCGGTATTGCTACGCCAACAGAGTCGGGTGCGATCGGGGTTGTTGGCGCGATCATACTTGCGATTGTTTTTAAACGATTCCGTTTCGAGATGTTCAAATCATCAGGGTTTGAAACTGCAATGCTGGTCAGCGTGTCGATGTGGATCATCCTAGGTGCGTCACTATTTAGTAACTTCCACATGTTAAGTGGCGTGCAAAATATGGTAGCGCAAATCACTGAGGATCTGGGCTTACCGCCTTGGGGCGTGATTATCTTAATGCAGGTGATCATGTTACTGCTTGGCTTCATTATTGATGAATTGATCATCGTTTTGATGTGCGCGCCGTTATTTACGCCTATCGTCGTGTCTCTGGGTTATGACCCGATCTGGTTCGGTATTTTGATGATCCTAAACATCGAAATCGCAGTGCAAACGCCGCCTTATGGTTTCGCGCTGTTTTATCTGAAAGGAATTTCACCTCCTGGCGTCAGTATGATGGACATCTATCGCTCGATTCTTCCGTTTATCGCTCTAAAGCTGTGCGTATTGATTCTGTGCATGATGTTCCCTGAAGTGGTGATGTGGTTACCAAACACAGTGATGGGAGTAAATTAA
- a CDS encoding NAD-dependent succinate-semialdehyde dehydrogenase, giving the protein MTDLILSRGFINGEWVEAHDGKQVDVINPSTGALITSVPDMGKEESEAAIMAAHSAFKEWRTTTAKHRAGLLKKWFDLIIENAEQLAKILTTEQGKPYKEAYGEVLYGASFIEWFAEEAKRMYGDVIPSGNPNNRYMTIKQPIGVVTAITPWNFPVAMITRKVGPALAAGCTVVIKPGEDTPLCALAMVKLAEQAGIPKGVVNVVTTSRPAEVGDVLCCHPLVSKISFTGSTAVGKLILRQAADTVKKVSLELGGNAPFIVFDDADIDKAVLGAVISKYRNAGQTCVCTNRFYIHDAVYDEFMDKFTSAVKALKIGDGLVEGTEIGPLINQKAFEKVSSLVETAIEQGATLALGGQGLENGQQFYQPTILTEVTEAMDIAHQELFGPISTIFRFNDEQDVIRRANDTPYGLAAYFYTRDHSRVWRMSEALEYGILGINEGIISTEVAPFGGVKESGCGREGSKYGIEDYLEIKYLCHGI; this is encoded by the coding sequence ATGACAGATTTGATCTTATCCCGTGGTTTTATCAATGGGGAGTGGGTTGAAGCGCACGATGGCAAGCAAGTCGATGTAATAAACCCATCCACAGGTGCGTTAATTACTTCTGTCCCTGATATGGGGAAGGAAGAATCGGAAGCCGCTATCATGGCCGCTCATTCAGCATTTAAAGAATGGCGCACTACCACCGCGAAACACCGCGCTGGATTACTTAAAAAGTGGTTCGATTTAATTATCGAAAACGCAGAGCAACTCGCTAAGATACTTACGACAGAGCAAGGTAAGCCATATAAAGAGGCTTATGGTGAAGTGCTTTATGGCGCGTCGTTTATTGAATGGTTTGCCGAAGAAGCGAAGAGAATGTACGGCGATGTGATTCCGTCAGGCAATCCAAACAACCGTTACATGACTATCAAGCAACCTATTGGTGTCGTTACTGCGATTACACCATGGAACTTTCCCGTCGCAATGATCACTCGTAAAGTTGGCCCAGCCCTGGCTGCGGGTTGTACTGTCGTGATTAAGCCGGGTGAAGACACACCGCTATGTGCGTTAGCAATGGTAAAACTTGCCGAGCAAGCGGGTATACCAAAAGGTGTGGTTAACGTTGTGACAACTTCTCGTCCTGCTGAAGTCGGCGATGTACTGTGTTGCCACCCTCTAGTAAGCAAAATCTCTTTCACAGGATCAACGGCTGTTGGAAAGCTCATTCTTCGCCAAGCCGCTGATACGGTCAAAAAAGTGTCTTTAGAACTCGGTGGCAACGCGCCATTTATTGTCTTTGATGATGCAGATATTGATAAAGCGGTTTTGGGTGCCGTGATTTCTAAATACCGTAATGCAGGGCAAACCTGTGTCTGCACCAACCGATTCTACATCCATGATGCTGTGTACGATGAGTTTATGGATAAATTCACTTCAGCAGTGAAAGCACTCAAGATAGGTGATGGTTTAGTCGAAGGTACTGAGATCGGTCCGCTAATCAATCAAAAAGCGTTTGAAAAAGTATCGAGTTTGGTAGAAACAGCAATAGAGCAAGGCGCGACGTTAGCGTTAGGTGGCCAGGGGCTGGAGAACGGTCAGCAGTTTTATCAGCCAACCATTCTAACCGAAGTGACTGAAGCGATGGATATTGCTCATCAGGAGCTGTTTGGTCCGATTTCAACCATCTTCCGATTTAATGACGAACAGGATGTGATTCGTCGTGCCAACGACACGCCATATGGCTTAGCGGCTTATTTCTATACACGAGATCACAGCCGCGTATGGCGCATGAGTGAAGCGCTTGAGTATGGGATTCTTGGTATCAACGAAGGCATTATTTCGACGGAAGTTGCGCCATTTGGTGGTGTGAAGGAGTCGGGATGTGGGCGTGAAGGTTCTAAATATGGCATTGAAGACTATTTGGAAATCAAATACCTATGTCACGGAATTTAA